A segment of the Leptolyngbya sp. NIES-3755 genome:
CTGCCTTGTTCAACTGACGGAATACGATGATTTCGTCGAGTCGGTTCAAGAACTCAGGACGGAAGTATTGCTTCAGTTCTTCGTTCACCAAAGAGCGAATCCGGTTGTACTGCGATTCCGATTCGTTCTCGGTGGAGAACTCGAATCCAAGTCCGCCGCCACCCTTCTCGATCACCTTAGAACCAATGTTCGAGGTCATGATTAGCAGCGTGTTCTTGAAGTCTACAGTGCGTCCCTTGGCATCGGTCAAACGACCATCCTCCAGGATTTGCAGCAGCATATTGAAGACATCGGGGTGCGCTTTCTCAATTTCATCGAATAGCACAACTGTGTAAGGGCGACGACGAACGGCTTCAGTCAATTGACCGCCTTCGTTGTATCCCACATATCCAGGAGGCGAACCGATCAATTTAGAAACGGTGTGGCGCTCCATGAATTCCGACATATCCAAACGGATCATCGCTTCTTCAGAACCGAAGAAATAAGCGGCAAGCGCTTTCGTCAACTCGGTCTTACCAACCCCGGTCGGACCGGAGAAGATAAAGGATGCGATCGGGCGATTCGGATTCTTCAATCCCACTCGTGCCCGACGAATTGCTCTGGACACGGCTTTCACTGCTTCGTCTTGACCGATCAAGCGAGTATGCAGCGTATCTTCCATGTGCAGCAGCTTCTCGGATTCGGATTCGGTGAGTTTGTTCACCGGAACACCCGTCCAAGATGCAACGATTTGAGCAATATCGTCTTCACCCACAACCGGAGAAGCATTCTCATCAGTCGATTCAGACTTACGAGTTTGGGCGATCGCTCTGATTTCAGCTTTGATCTCCATTTCCCGATCGCGCAGTTCACCCGCTCGATCGAAGTTTTGGGATCTCACCGCATCGTCTTTGTCTTTCAAGACTTGACGCAATTCGCGATCGAGTTCTTTCGCGGCAGGTGGCAATTGAGAATTAATCAACCGCACCCGCGATCCAGCTTCGTCAACTAAGTCGATCGCTTTATCCGGCAAGAATCGGTCTGAAATATAACGATCCGATAGTTTCGCTGCGGCTTCGAGTGCTTCGTCTGAGATTCTCAGCTTGTGGTGCTGCTCATAACGTTCGCGTAAGCCTCGGAGAATCTCGATCGTTTCATCGACCGACGGTTCACCGACCATCACAGGCTGGAAGCGGCGTTCGAGGGCAGCATCGCGTTCGATGTGCTTCCGATACTCATCCAGCGTTGTGGCACCGATACATTGCAGTTCACCACGGGCAAGGGCAGGCTTCAAAATATTGGCGGCATCGATCGCGCCTTCTGCTGCACCCGCACCGATTAGGGTGTGAACTTCGTCGATTACGAGGATGACATTTCCGGCGGAGCGGATTTCATCCATGATTTTCTTCAAGCGTTCCTCGAATTCACCTCGATACTTCGTGCCTGCGACTAAGAGACCGATATCGAGTGTAACGACGCGCTTGTCTTCTAAGATGTCAGGAACATCATCATTGGCAATGCGTTGGGCGAGTCCTTCAGCGATCGCGGTTTTACCCACACCCGGTTCACCAATTAACACGGGATTGTTTTTCGTCCGCCGACCAAGGATTTGAATGACTCGTTCGATTTCTTTTTGGCGACCGACCACGGGGTCGAGCTTACCTTCGGCTGCCATTTGCGTAAGATTCGAGCCGAATTCGTCTAAAGTCGGGGTTTTGGTGCGACCTTGACTTCCACCGGATGTCACCTCAGCGGTTTCACCCAGCATCCGAATGACCTGTGTACGAACTTTCGAGAGGTCTACGCCGAGGTTTTCTAAAACTCTTGCAGCTACGCCTTCCCCTTCTCGGATGAGACCTAAAAGCAGGTGTTCGGTTCCAATATAGTTGTGACCGAGTTGGCGAGCTTCTTCAAGTGATAGTTCCAAGACGCGCTTTGCCCGTGGGGTAAAGGGAATTTCCACTGCGACAAAGCCCGATCCGCGACCGATGATTTTCTCAACTTCGATGCGAGCGTCCTTGAGGTTCACTCCCATCGATTTGAGGACTTTGGCAGCGACACCCGTTCCTTCTCCGATTAGACCCAGGAGGATCTGTTCTGTACCCACAAAGTTATGACCCAAGCGGCGTGCTTCCTCTTGGGCTAACATAATCACCTTAATGGCTTTTTCTGTGAAGCGTTCAAACATGGCGTATTTCCATCACCTGCTGCGTAGGTCTGATTCTAGCATAGTGGATCTTTCCGGTTACGTTACACCGCAACAGGTAGATGGGAGGATTACCGAACGCTGATTGAAGAATTTCGGCGGCAAATTGTGTGATTTACTACCAAAGGCAGATTGTTATCGATTCTTGATCAATTAGTCAAGCGGATCTTTTCAAGGCTCAACAGGGAGGCAGGATCGTGAAGTGTTCGTTGTTGCTGAACAAGACGATCGCGAACCTCTAACGACTTTTCTTTCAACATCTTTTGAAATTCAGCCGTTTGAAGTCCACCGCGCCAAAGAATCAGCGCGTCTTCGCCCGTATCAGCGTAGTATTTCTTACGCTGTCCCGCAACTTTAAACTGGAATTTCTCGTATAAAGAAATTGCAGATTGGTTAGAAATTCTAACTTCTAATGTAGCGTGCTTCATCTCGCGTTGACAGGCGCGATCGAGCAACGCCAAAAGAATGAGTTTTCCCAATCCTTGAGATCGATAATTCGGGTGAATTCCAATGATCGTAATGTGCGCTTCATCGACGATCGCCCAAAAACAGCCGTACCCGATGAGGTGATTGTCGATCGTAATGGCGATCAATTCACTATTCGGGCTGTCGATTTCTCGCTGATATCCATCTTGTGTCCAAAGTCCGTCGAAACAAATGCGATCGAGTTCGAGGACTTGGGGGAGGAGGGAATTGTCGATCGTTTGGAGCGTGATGGAATTCACAAGGATTCGGAATAACAGAACGGCTCTGATTCTATCGAAGCTTGGTTGCTAGACTGAAATAAGATTTTGCTTTGGAGCGCAATATGTCGGAACTACTCGAAAGAATTACGCTGAATCCCAAACAATGCGGCGGTAATCCTTGTATTCGAGGAATGCGAATTCGAGTATCAGACGTTCTAGACCTATTTGCGGCGGGATTGAGTGCTGAACAAATCTTAGGAGAAATGCCTGATCTAGAAGTAGATGATTTGAAGGCAGCATTTCTATATGCAGCGCAGAAGGTCAATTCAGTATCAGATACATTGTTGATCGAGGAACGCGATCACAAGAATGCGCTTCTGGCTCAACTTGCCTCCGCTGAAGCAGTAATTTGGTCGCCTCAAACGGATCAGGAGGGGATTCAAGCGTTGTCTGATCTTTTGATGACAGCGAGGACAGAGAATAATGTTTGTAGTGGCGATTATCTTGATCTGAAGGACGAACTTTTTGCACAAGAATCGGTAGATAGCTTGTACCCAAAAATTTCTGATTTTCAGTCATCATAAATCTGAGAGAGTCTTATGTATGAGTATCGATGCGAGTACTGTGAAGGAATAGTTCAGTCACGCCTCGTTAAACGAGAAGCATTTAAGCATAAAGATGGAATCGTGATTTTGGAGGATGTCACGATCGACGTTTGTGATACGTGCGGCGATCGTTACTATTCAGCCGAGATTCTGCATACGGTTCATGCGGTGGCAACGGGAGCGCGATCGCCTGAACGGATTGACTAAATTCCGGTTACGCATCTTGAACCTGCTCAGCCGAGTGATGCTTTTCAAAGTGATAGCCCATCCGAATAATTTAACCTGAGAAGTTTCGGCAAAATCCGGATTGGAAGATACAGACGGAGAAGAAGATCAGTGTAGTGTAAAACTATACTTGTTATCTAAGATCGAAGTTTGCAATAGCCCCATTCCAATCAGCACACTACCTGTGAACAGACAAGATCCAGAAGGATACTACTCCATACTAGGAGTATCCACAAACGCCTCCATCTCCGAAATCAAGGCTGCATTTCGTCAACGTGCTAAGCAGCTTCATCCGGATCACAATGCTTCGCCTTACGCCTCACAGAATTTTCAACAGCTTAAACAAGCCTACGAAGTTTTGAGCAATCCAGAGACTCGCGCTCAGTACGATACTTCTGGTGTTGATGTTTCTCACTATGCAGCAGGGAATGAAGAGCAAGTGTCTTCTCAGGAACCTCTTGAGCCATTAACTTGCTCGATGTGCCACCAAGTTACGGCGCAACCGAGATACATCATCTTTTACAACGTAAAAAGCTTTTTTGTGATGACGGTTCGTACTCCTGTTCAGGGTATTTTCTGTCGGAATTGTGCGGATGAGCAATCTTTACGTAACACAGTTATCACATGGTTACTGGGCTGGTGGGGATTTCCTTGGGGACTCATGTTCTCAACTCATGCAATTATCAATAACTTAGTGGGCGGGCACAAACCGCGTGATATCAATGCCCGTTTGTTAGCCTACCAAGCGTATGTGTTTGCAACTCAGGAAAAATTTGATCTTGCTCGCGCCGTTGGAGCGGATGCGCTGAATTTATTACCTCGTAGATTTCGGTCTATTGATGTTGCTTCTTCAAGAACCCAAAACATTCCTAAAGAGGACAGTGAATGGAAAAAGTTTCAGATTATGGTTACGAGTCTTTTGCAAGCACTCGATAACGGTAAACCCATCAATCACCTTAAAAACAATTGGTCTTTGCTGGGGCGTGGCTTCTATCTACAGTGCGCCCTGATAGCGACAGTGATTTCCATTGGATCAAATTTTGTATTTTCTAGCACTGGAAGCCCTTCGCGAAGCTTATCGCCTGCCGAATCAAAATCAATAGTACCCCCAACGCAATCAGTAGCACCTTCAACTAAGCCAGCATACGTCCGCCCAAAACTTGCGGATAACGGTAGACCTTTTCCAACGGCATCTGGCTATATCGATGGGTATCCCCTTGATTCTGCGGATGGTTATTCTAAAGTCACGATCGATAATGGTCAGAATGACTCTGATGTATTTGTAAAGTTGTTTTCCCTCGGCGCACTGGGCACAGATAAACCTCAACCTGTTCGAGTATTCCTTATTCGTGCTAGAGAGCAGTTCACAATCGAGAACCTTAGTCCTGGAGGCTACGATATTAGATATCGAAATTTAGATACAGGGAGACTACAACGTTCTGAACCTTTTCAACTTGAGGAATTTAAGACGGCTACAGGAGTTCAATTCAGTCAAGTAAGGTTGACTTTGTATAGAGTCAGGGGCGGAAATACCCAAATTTATGACATCTCAGAAGGTGAATTCTGACTTGAATCAGCCTGCTAGTCTGGTATCAAGCTCAGCCAACATTTAGATTTGTCGATCGATTTCAGGTCTGCAAAAGTTCAATTACTTTCCCGATCGCTTCCGTCAATTTGTCCGGCTTTAATTGACCTGCGGTAGAGAGAATAATTTGTCGATCGGCAGTAAATAACCGATTCGGTCTGATGTTACTCGACTGCCGCAAACCACCGGAACTAAAATCAGATGCCTCAAGCCCGACAGAATACTCATCTGAAATCAGACGACTGGTAATCTGACACAAAATCAAATCATCACCGCGTAAAG
Coding sequences within it:
- a CDS encoding ATPase AAA (similar to AA sequence:cyanobase_aa:LBDG_22330): MFERFTEKAIKVIMLAQEEARRLGHNFVGTEQILLGLIGEGTGVAAKVLKSMGVNLKDARIEVEKIIGRGSGFVAVEIPFTPRAKRVLELSLEEARQLGHNYIGTEHLLLGLIREGEGVAARVLENLGVDLSKVRTQVIRMLGETAEVTSGGSQGRTKTPTLDEFGSNLTQMAAEGKLDPVVGRQKEIERVIQILGRRTKNNPVLIGEPGVGKTAIAEGLAQRIANDDVPDILEDKRVVTLDIGLLVAGTKYRGEFEERLKKIMDEIRSAGNVILVIDEVHTLIGAGAAEGAIDAANILKPALARGELQCIGATTLDEYRKHIERDAALERRFQPVMVGEPSVDETIEILRGLRERYEQHHKLRISDEALEAAAKLSDRYISDRFLPDKAIDLVDEAGSRVRLINSQLPPAAKELDRELRQVLKDKDDAVRSQNFDRAGELRDREMEIKAEIRAIAQTRKSESTDENASPVVGEDDIAQIVASWTGVPVNKLTESESEKLLHMEDTLHTRLIGQDEAVKAVSRAIRRARVGLKNPNRPIASFIFSGPTGVGKTELTKALAAYFFGSEEAMIRLDMSEFMERHTVSKLIGSPPGYVGYNEGGQLTEAVRRRPYTVVLFDEIEKAHPDVFNMLLQILEDGRLTDAKGRTVDFKNTLLIMTSNIGSKVIEKGGGGLGFEFSTENESESQYNRIRSLVNEELKQYFRPEFLNRLDEIIVFRQLNKAEVKEIADIMLNDVFKRLKEQGITLQVTERFKDRLVDEGYNPSYGARPLRRAIMRLLEDSLAEEILSARVKDGDVATVDVDENGQVKVLHGQERELLPQAAE
- a CDS encoding ribosomal-protein-alanine acetyltransferase (similar to AA sequence:cyanobase_aa:LBDG_22340), producing MNSITLQTIDNSLLPQVLELDRICFDGLWTQDGYQREIDSPNSELIAITIDNHLIGYGCFWAIVDEAHITIIGIHPNYRSQGLGKLILLALLDRACQREMKHATLEVRISNQSAISLYEKFQFKVAGQRKKYYADTGEDALILWRGGLQTAEFQKMLKEKSLEVRDRLVQQQRTLHDPASLLSLEKIRLTN
- a CDS encoding hypothetical protein (similar to AA sequence:cyanobase_aa:Npun_F4043), translating into MSELLERITLNPKQCGGNPCIRGMRIRVSDVLDLFAAGLSAEQILGEMPDLEVDDLKAAFLYAAQKVNSVSDTLLIEERDHKNALLAQLASAEAVIWSPQTDQEGIQALSDLLMTARTENNVCSGDYLDLKDELFAQESVDSLYPKISDFQSS
- a CDS encoding heat shock protein 40 (ab initio prediction:Prodigal:2.6;~similar to AA sequence:cyanobase_aa:MAE49440); protein product: MEDTDGEEDQCSVKLYLLSKIEVCNSPIPISTLPVNRQDPEGYYSILGVSTNASISEIKAAFRQRAKQLHPDHNASPYASQNFQQLKQAYEVLSNPETRAQYDTSGVDVSHYAAGNEEQVSSQEPLEPLTCSMCHQVTAQPRYIIFYNVKSFFVMTVRTPVQGIFCRNCADEQSLRNTVITWLLGWWGFPWGLMFSTHAIINNLVGGHKPRDINARLLAYQAYVFATQEKFDLARAVGADALNLLPRRFRSIDVASSRTQNIPKEDSEWKKFQIMVTSLLQALDNGKPINHLKNNWSLLGRGFYLQCALIATVISIGSNFVFSSTGSPSRSLSPAESKSIVPPTQSVAPSTKPAYVRPKLADNGRPFPTASGYIDGYPLDSADGYSKVTIDNGQNDSDVFVKLFSLGALGTDKPQPVRVFLIRAREQFTIENLSPGGYDIRYRNLDTGRLQRSEPFQLEEFKTATGVQFSQVRLTLYRVRGGNTQIYDISEGEF
- a CDS encoding transcriptional modulator of MazE/toxin, MazF (similar to AA sequence:cyanobase_aa:Npun_BF047), which translates into the protein MAGFVKGDVVIVPFPFSDLTDAKRRPALVLATLRGDDLILCQITSRLISDEYSVGLEASDFSSGGLRQSSNIRPNRLFTADRQIILSTAGQLKPDKLTEAIGKVIELLQT